From one Lycium barbarum isolate Lr01 chromosome 6, ASM1917538v2, whole genome shotgun sequence genomic stretch:
- the LOC132598594 gene encoding cullin-associated NEDD8-dissociated protein 1, producing the protein MAHLTITNILEKMTGKDKDYRYMATSDLLNELNKEGFKLDVELEGKLSTTILQQLDDAAGDVSGLAVKCLAPLTKKVREQQILEMTNRLCDKLLNGKELHRDIASIALKTIVSEVPSSSVATNILVSISPKLIKGITAPGMSTEIKCECLDILCDVLHKYGNLMASDHEVLLASLLPQLSTNQASVRKKTVACIASLSSSLSDDLLAKATVEVVRLLSNKSSKSEMIRTNIQMIGALSRAVGYRFGPHLGDTVPLLISYCTSASENDEELREYSLQALESFLLRCPRDISSYCDEILHLTLEYLSYDPNFTDIMEEDVDEEILEEDEDDESANEYTDDEDVSWKVRRAAAKCLAALVVTRPEMLSKLYEQACPKLIDRFKEREENVKMDVFSTFTELLRQTGNVTKGQTNLNESSPRWLLKQEVPKIVRSLNKQLREKSVKTKVGAFSVLKELVVVLPDCLAEHIGSLIPGIEKALCDKSSTSNLKIEALIFTRLVLASHSPPVFHPHIKAISSPVISAVGERYYKVTADALRVCGELVRVLRPNIEGSTFDFKPYVLPIYNAIMMRLTNQDQDQEVKECAITCMGLVVSTFGDHLQAELSACLPVLVDRMGNEITRLTAVKAFAVIAASPLHLDLSCVIEQVISELTAFLRKANRALRQATLGTLNTLIVAYGDKIGSAAYEVIVMELSTLISDSDLHMTALALELCCTLMADRRSSANVGLTVRNKVLPQALTLVRSSLLQGQALLAIQNFFAALVYSANTSFDTLLDSLLSTAKPSSQSGGVTKQALFSIARCVAVLCLAAGDQKCSSTVNMLTDSLKDDSSTNSAKQHLALLCLGEIGRRKDLSSHAHIENIVIESFQSPFEEIKSAASYALGNIAVGNLPKYLPFILDKIDNQQKKQYLLLHSLKEVIVRQSVDNAEFQDSSVDKILNLLFNHCESDEEGVRNVVAECLGKIALIEPGKLVPALKERISNPAAFTRATVVIAVKYSIVERPEKIDEILSHEISSFLVLIKDKDRHVRRAAVLALSTAAHNKPNLIKGLLPELLPLLYDQTIIKKELIRTVDLGPFKHTVDDGLELRKAAFECVDTLLDTCLDQVNPSSFIVPYLQSGLDDHYDVKMPCHLILSKLADKCPSAVLAVLDSLVDPLQKTINFRPKQDAVKQEVDRNEDMIRSALRAIAALNRISGGDYSHKFKHLMGEIGKSPTLWEKYCSIRNE; encoded by the exons ATGGCGCATTTGACTATTACAAATATACTCGAGaag ATGACGGGCAAGGACAAGGACTACAGATATATGGCAACTTCTGATTTGCTAAATGAGTTAAACAAAGAAGGTTTTAAACTTGATGTTGAGCTTGAAGGGAAGTTATCAACCACAATATTGCAGCAGCTTGATGATGCAGCCGGCGATGTTTCTGGATTGGCTGTGAAATG CCTTGCTCCATTGACGAAGAAGGTTCGTGAGCAGCAAATTCTAGAGATGACTAATAGGCTCTGTGATAAACTTCTTAATGGAAAAGAACTACACCGTGATATTGCAAGCATAGCTTTGAAGACTATTGTATCTGAAGTTCCTTCATCATCTGTTGCTACAAACATCCTTGTCTCAATTTCACCAAAGTTAATAAAAGGGATCACTGCTCCG GGAATGAGCACTGAGATTAAGTGTGAATGTCTTGACATACTATGTGATGTTCTTCACAAGTACGGGAATTTGATGGCCTCTGACCATGAGGTATTGTTAGCTTCGTTATTGCCCCAGCTGAGTACCAATCAAGCTAGTGTCAGGAAGAAGACTGTTGCATGTATAG CATCTCTGTCTTCGAGTTTGTCGGATGATTTGCTGGCGAAGGCTACAGTTGAAGTTGTTCGCCTTTTGAGCAATAAGAGCTCAAAATCGGAGATGATACGAACTAACATTCAGATGATTGGGGCCTTAAG CCGTGCTGTTGGCTATCGCTTTGGTCCCCACCTCGGAGATACAGTTCCATTGCTAATTAGCTACTGTACAAGTGCATCTGAAAATGATGAGGAGCTTCGTGAATATAGTTTGCAG GCACTTGAGAGCTTTTTGCTAAGGTGTCCCCGGGATATTTCTTCCTACTGTGATGAAATTTTGCATCTCACGCTGGAATATCTCAGCTATGATCCCAATTTCACTGACATTATGGAGGAAGATGTTGATGAAGAAATTCTCGAGGAAGATGAAGACGA CGAGAGTGCTAATGAATACACTGATGATGAAGACGTCAGTTGGAAGGTTAGAAGAGCTGCTGCCAAATGTTTAGCTGCATTGGTAGTTACTCGGCCTGAAATGCTATCAAAGCTGTATGAGCAG GCTTGTCCAAAGTTGATTGACAGGTTTAAAGAAAGGGAAGAGAATGTTAAG ATGGATGTGTTTAGTACATTCACTGAATTGTTGCGACAAACAGGCAATGTTACAAAAGGACAGACTAATCTGAATGAATCAAG TCCTAGATGGCTATTGAAGCAAGAAGTGCCCAAGATTGTTAGATCATTAAATAAGCAGCTTCGGGAGAAGTCTGTCAAGACAAAG GTTGGTGCCTTCTCAGTTTTGAAAGAACTTGTTGTCGTCCTGCCTGATTGCCTTGCAGAGCACATTGGATCCCTTATTCCTGGAATTGAGAAGGCATTATGC GACAAATCTTCCACATCCAATTTAAAGATTGAAGCCCTCATATTTACAAGACTAGTGTTAGCATCACATTCACCACCTGTTTTCCACCCACATATTAAG GCTATCTCTAGTCCTGTTATATCTGCCGTCGGTGAGCGGTATTACAAAGTTACTGCAGACGCATTAAGAGTTTGCGGTGAGCTTGTACGGGTATTGCGGCCGAATATTGAG GGTTCCACCTTTGATTTCAAACCCTATGTTCTTCCAATATATAATGCCATCATGATGCGTTTGACAAACCAAGATCAGGACCAG GAGGTTAAGGAGTGTGCAATTACTTGCATGGGGCTCGTAGTTTCAACATTTGGTGATCACCTGCAAGCTGAATTATCTGCTTGTCTTCCAGTTCTGGTGGATCGGATGGGCAATGAAATAACTAGACTGACAGCTGTCAAG GCTTTTGCTGTCATAGCTGCTTCTCCATTGCACCTAGACCTCTCATGTGTCATCGAGCAAGTGATTTCTGAGTTAACTGCATTCTTGCGCAAG GCCAATCGAGCTCTCAGACAGGCTACTCTAGGGACCTTGAACACCCTCATCGTTGCTTATGGTGATAAAATCGGATCTGCTGCGTATGAAGTTATTGTTATGGAACTTTCTACGCTAATAAG TGACTCAGACTTGCACATGACAGCCCTCGCGCTGGAGCTTTGCTGTACATTAATGGCTGACAGAAGGTCAAGTGCAAATGTGGGTTTGACTGTGAGAAACAAAGTTCTTCCTCAAGCCTTGACACTAGTGAGGAGTTCACTGCTTCAGGGGCAAGCCCTTCTG GCTATTCAAAACTTTTTTGCTGCATTGGTTTACTCTGCCAATACAAGCTTCGATACTCTGCTTGATTCTCTACTTTCAACTGCTAAACCATCTTCCCAGTCTGGCGGTGTTACCAAACAAGCTTTGTTTTCGATTGCGCGATGTGTGGCAGTTCTTTGTCTTGCCGCAGGTGATCAGAAGTGTTCTTCTACAGTAAACATGCTGACAGACAGCCTGAAAGATGATAGTAGTACTAATTCG GCCAAGCAACATCTTGCCTTGCTGTGTTTAGGGGAAATTGGAAGAAGGAAGGACTTAAGTTCACATGCCCATATCGAAAATATTGTCATTGAGTCCTTCCAATCACCTTTCGAAGAGATAAAGTCAGCTGCCTCTTATGCTCTTGGAAACATTGCTGTGGGTAATCTACCGAAGTATTTACCCTTTATCTTGGACAAAATTGATAATCAGCAGAAGAAGCAGTACCTGCTGCTCCATTCTTTGAAAGAG GTCATAGTTAGACAGTCTGTGGATAATGCTGAATTCCAGGATTCAAGTGTGGATAAAATCCTTAATTTGCTCTTTAATCATTGTGAAAGTGATGAAGAGGGTGTTCGGAATGTCGTAGCTGAGTGCCTGGGAAAAATTGCACTTATTGAACCTGGCAAGCTTGTTCCAGCATTGAAG GAGCGGATTAGTAATCCAGCTGCATTCACCAGAGCGACTGTTGTAATTGCTGTGAAGTATTCCATAGTTGAGCGGCCAGAGAAGATAGATGAAATCTTGTCTCATGAAATTTCATCTTTCTTGGTGCTTATTAAGGATAAAGACCGG CACGTTAGGCGTGCAGCTGTTCTGGCCTTGAGTACTGCAGCTCATAACAAGCCTAACTTGATAAAGGGCCTTCTACCTGAACTCTTGCCACTTCTATATGATCAGACAATAATTAAG AAAGAATTGATAAGGACAGTTGATCTAGGTCCCTTCAAGCATACAGTTGATGACGGACTCGAACTGAGAAAGGCAGCTTTTGAATGTGTGGACACTTTGCTAGACACTTGTCTTGATCAAGTGAATCCCTCATCTTTCATTGTTCCATATCTTCAATCTGGTCTGGATG ATCATTATGATGTTAAAATGCCATGCCACCTTATCCTTTCTAAACTTGCTGATAAGTGTCCTTCAGCGGTATTAGCAG TTCTGGACTCTTTGGTGGATCCTCTGCAGAAAACGATAAATTTCAGACCAAAACAGGATGCTGTCAAGCAAGAAGTTGATCGCAATGAAGACATGATTCGAAGTGCCCTTCGGGCAATTGCAGCTTTAAACCGGATCAG TGGAGGTGACTACAGCCACAAGTTCAAGCATCTAATGGGTGAAATTGGGAAGTCCCCAACACTCTGGGAAAAGTACTGTTCTATCAGGAATGAGTGA
- the LOC132598595 gene encoding uncharacterized protein LOC132598595 gives MQSGADEVSIEELASNLSTYKDQLHQVRELLHDEPDNSEYIDMEKELVEVIALTEELLVTAKQSEDGMGTGTSADASHGFHHSGNSNAESRSILDHADKFPVGTKVQAVYSEDGEWYDATIHAHTPNGYYVCYDEWGNKEEVDHANIRPIEEGSVNPLVEAEKIAEATKQALKRKIAQAAASDMQSRSLPAKLLIDPNDPEDVKAAKKKKIHAFKSKVRIEQLEVAQNKRQNAWQQFQSTKGQTKKVGFFSGRKRESIFKSPDDPHGKVGVTGSGKGLTDFQRREKHLHLKGANGEGSDE, from the exons ATGCAAAGCGGAGCAGATGAAGTTAGCATTGAAGAATTGGCTTCAAATCTCTCTACTTACAAAGACCAACTTCACCAG GTGCGAGAGCTGTTGCATGATGAACCGGACAACTCCGAATATATTGACATGGAGAAAGAACTTGTTGAG GTGATTGCCTTAACAGAAGAGCTCCTTGTCACTGCAAAACAAAGTGAAGATGGGATGGGTACCGGGACCAGTGCTGATGCATCGCATGGTTTCCACCATTCTGGGAATTCTAATGCG GAATCAAGATCAATATTGGATCATGCTGATAAGTTTCCTGTGGGCACTAAAGTACAAGCCGTTTATAGTGAAGACGGGGAGTG GTATGATGCCACCATTCATGCACATACTCCAAATGGCTATTATGTCTGCTATGATGAATGGGGTAACAAGGAAGAG GTGGATCATGCTAATATAAGACCAATTGAAGAGGGATCTGTCAACCCTTTGGTTGAAGCAGAAAAGATAGCTGAGGCCACAAAACAAGCTCTCAAACGAAAGATAGCTCAAGCTGCAGCTAGTGATATGCAATCTCGGAGTTTGCCCGCAAAGCTTCTCATTGATCCTAATGATCCAGAAGATGTG AAagctgcaaaaaagaaaaagattcatGCTTTCAAGTCTAAGGTGCGGATAGAGCAACTTGAGGTTGCTCAAAACAAGAGGCAAAACGCTTGGCAACAATTTCAGTCAACTAAAGGCCAGACTAAGAAG gTGGGCTTCTTCTCTGGTCGAAAGCGTGAGAGTATCTTCAAGTCTCCGGATGATCCCCATGGGAAGGTTGGTGTAACCGGAAGCGGTAAAGGTTTGACAGATTTTCAAAGGAGGGAAAAGCACTTGCATCTAAAAGGCGCAAATGGTGAGGGTTCTGATGAGTAG